The DNA window ACCGTGTCGTGGATCGTGGTGACGAACATTGTCGGCATTTACGGTTTCGGCGATCAGGTCACGATCTTCAAACTGTCGATGGTGGCGTCGGCCGCGCTGGGTATCTTCTCGTTCTTCCTGCCCGACACCCCACCCAAAGCCACCACGTCGACCTCGTTTTCGCAGATTCTGGGCCTCGACGCGTTCAAGCTGTTTAAAGACCGATCGTTCGCTATTTTCTTCCTGTCCTCGGTCCTGATCTGTATTCCGCTGTCGTTCTACTACGCTATGGCCAACCCCTCGCTGACGGATGGCGGGATGCAGAACGTGGAAAATAAGATGTCGCTGGGGCAGGCGTCGGAAGTGATTTTTATGCTGCTGATTCCGCTGGCCTACACCCGGCTGGGCGTCAAGAAAATGCTCATCGTGGGGCTGGTCGCCTGGATCGTGCGGTTTATCGGCTTTGGCTACGGCGATGGCGGGTCGGGCGAATGGCTGCTATACCTGGCGATCATCCTGCACGGCGTCTGCTACGATTTCTTCTTCGTAACGGGCCAGATTTACACCGACAACAAAGCGGGCGACAAGATCAAATCGTCAGCCCAAGGGCTCATCTCGCTGGCGACCTACGGCATCGGTATGGGTATCGGCTCGAAAATTTCGGGCATCGTCCTCGACTACTACACCCGCCCCGACGGCTCGAAAGACTGGCTGGGTGTATGGCTCGTCCCCGCCGGTATTGCTGCCGTCGTATTGGTGCTCTTCGTGCTTCTCTTCTCCGACAAAAAGCGCGTCCTGGCGCAGGAAGATCAGCTGGTTACAGAGTAAGTGCCCGTTTCCCTCACCCCCGGCCCCTCTCCCAAAACGGGGAGAGGGGTGACTCTCTCGAAGAAAATATGCTCATGTTGGTCTGTAACCTCAATATTGTTTTGAGAACGTTACAGGGTAGATTTTTCCCTTCTCATTTTAGCTAGTCACCCCTCTCCTGTTTTGGGAGAGGGGCAGGGACGGTCGGCCGCTGCCGGTGAGGGAAACCCTACTTCCCGTGATACTTCCCCAACACCGTCATAATCCGGTGGAAGATTTCCGTGTTCTCGTAGACACCCCGAAAATCGAGCGAGTGTGGGCCGTAAGCGAAAACCGGGACCATAACGGCTGAGTGGTCATTGGTGCTGAAGTTGCCGTCGACGTAACCGCGTTTGATGTCGCCGTCGAGCAGACTCAGGCCTCCCGTTTCATGGTCGGCGGTGACAATGACGAGTGTTTCGCCGTTGCTGTCGGCAAACTTCATCGCTTCGCCGATGGCCCGGTCGAAATCCTGCATCTCCTGCACCACATAGCCGACGTTGTTGGCGTGCCCGCCGTAATCGATCTGCGCGCCCTCGGCCATGATGAAAAAGCCCGCCGGATTGCGGCTCAGTTCCTGCGTTGCCTTGTGAAGCGACGGTACCAGAAAGTCGGCCCGCCCTTTATTCATCGCCACGACGGCCGAATCGTCGAGCAGGACGAAGGGGGCGCGTAGCTTGCTCAGATCGGCGAAGGTGTGGCTGGTCTGGAAGCCGCGCTGCCGGAGCGTATCGAGTACCTTCTGCTCGTCGAAGTGCCGATAGCTGCCCCCGATTAGAATAGAAACGGGGCTCTGGAGAAAGTCGGCGGCAATTTCGCGCTCGAACATCCGGTCGGGCTGATGCGCGTAGAAGGCAGCGGGTGTCGCGTCGGTAATGGCCCCCGACGAGATGACGCCACTGCTCATACCCCAGGGTTTGATGTTGACCGGAATGGCGGGAATTGCCTTACCCGTTGCGTCGACGCCTATTGCGCGGTTATTGGTTTTTTCGCCCGTCGCCATAGCGGTACCACCGGCTGCGGAGTCGGTGATGTAAGTGTCGGCCGCGCTGGTTTTCGAGAAACCGATGTTCAGCATGTGAGCCAGGTTCAGGTCGCCCCGGTTTCCAGTCAGTCCCGCGTAAATTTGTGTCAGGCCCATGCCATCGCCGATCAGCAGAATTACGTTTTTGACCCGGCTGCGGTTGTCGTTGTTACGATAGGTCGGCTGGTAGATAGCGTGTGGCTGATGCGCTTCCTGATACTCTGCCGACCGCCGGGTACTCAGAAACCGACCCAGCCCCGCCAGGTTGTCGGTATTGATGTAATCGACGCCTAGGTTCATCAGGGCCTTCCAGGTGTTGACGTTGTCGGGCGTGGCCCAGAACCGGATTTTCTTACCCTGCTGATGGACCTGCTCGATAACGGCCTGAATCCGGTCGCGCTCTTTCTTCACGATCAGTCCTTTGCCGTTCCAGCGGGTGTACATTGGAAATGCCTGACTAATCAGACCCACGTGGGCAAGTTGTTCGGGCGTATAGGTAATACCGGGTCGGCCGTCGAACTGTAGCCAGGTGGGGTACTGCGCAAACTGCTCAGGCTTGGGCGTATTGCCACTGACGACTACCCGCACCGGTCCGTTTTGGCCAAAGACGTCCGGGTACGCAGCAAGCTGCTGAACCAGCAACGAAAGCGATTGAGCGGCCGGGGTTTTAAGGTCGATCAGCCATTGCAGGCCGTAGGGCGCGTCGGCGTAGGCTTTGCCTTTGTTAGCGCGTACTTTCCCGACAATGGGCTGAATGTAGAGTACGTTCAGTGTGCGGCTGTCGCTAATGTCGGCCGAGTCGTGGGCGACGTAGAGTTGCCCATTGCGGGCATAGATGTCAGCTTCGATGGAGCCAAACTGCTGATCGTACGCCTGCCAAAAGGGGATGGTGTGTTCGTAATCGTTGTGGGCGTGAGCCTGCGCGGGCGAGTAAGCGGGCCGGGTTTGCGCCCAGCCTGCATACGTCAGGGTCAGCAGCAGACCTGTTAAAGCTAGTTTTATCATGCAATGTCGTCCGTTTATTCGTCGGTCGATCCTGCAAAAGTACCCGCTCTGCCCCCGCCCGGTGTTGGCTGGAGTCGATTTAACAAACAGATAAAAAGGGGTATGGACAGGATTACAGCCGGGCCGACGTTCGGATTGACAGGATTCACATCGGAAACAAATCCTGATAATCCGAACGTCGGCCCGGCTGTAATCCTGTCAAAACCTAAACGCGGATGTAGATGCGACGACGGTCGAGCCACCAGCCGGTTGCCCAGCAAAGAAGCATGAAGCAGAGGGCGAATAGCAGCGAGCCGATGGGGCCGGGGGCTACCGACTGAAACAGGGCTTTGTTGATAGCGTCGAACGCGCTGGTTTTTGGCCCAACCGGGATCATGTACAGGATAATCGCCAGTACTTCCGACAACAGGTAAATGAATAGTGGATTTTTGCCGGGAATCACGAAAAAGCGTGTCCAGTTGTTCCAGTTCCACTCGCGCACCTCGACGGCGTAGATCAGGGCTCCCATGATCAGTAGGTCGAGGCCAGTGGTGAGCAGCACAAACGAGCTGGTCCACAGCTTTTTATTGATCGGAAACACGAGGTCCCAGGCGTAGGCAAGGAACAGAAATAACGCGCCCGTCAGCAGCAGTTTGGCGATGCTTTCGTAGCCTTTACCATTGTTTTGCACGAACCGCCCGGCGTAGTAGCCGATCACCACGTTCACGATAGCGGGCAGGGTGCTGAGTAGTCCTTCCGGGTCGAAAATAAGGCCGTGGCTGTGGTACAGGTGGGATTCACCGAGCATGAACCGGTCGAGTCGCAAAACGGCGTTGCCGGTAGGTGTCAGCGGGTTGGCGGCATCACCGAACACTAGCATCAGCCCCCAGTAGCCAACCAGAAACAGTACGCTTAGTGCGGCCACTGTTCGGAACGGAAAGAAGTATACCAGTAGCGACGCGATACCGTAGCAGACCGCAATGCGCTGCAAAACGCCCCAAACGCGCGTGTCACTGAACGGGAACGGCAAAACGTCGCCGGTCGAGCTGAGTTTGAAAAACGGGAACCAGTACATCAGGTAGCCCAGCAGAAAAATCAGCGCCGTGCGTTTGGCGATTTTCGTCAGGACGGCCCCGGTACCCAGCGCGTGGTACTTCTGCATGGCGAAGCTCATCGCGTTGCCGACGACAAACAGAAACGACGGAAATACCAGGTCGGTGGGGGTGAAGCCGTGCCATTTCGCGTGGTTGAGCGGCCCGAACGAATCGGACCCGCTGCCGGGCGTGTTGACGATAATCATGAAGCAGACCGTCATGCCCCGAAAAACATCGAGCGACAGAAAGCGTGTACCGGTATTGGCCATAGAGTCAGGAAGAAGGTTGTAAGGTGACAAGATACAGCGTGTAGCCCAGACGTCGAAACGTCGACCCGGCCACGTCTGGTGGGTGCGTCAGGATTATATAGCCTGGACCGGCCACCGCGTGGGTCCACGTCCGGGTGCCCGTCAGGGCAACTGTTTACGGCGGATGCTGACAGGTCGCTACCGCGCCCACCCGGACCTGGAGGTCCAGGCTACTTAGCTACTACCACCGGCCGGTACTGTTTGTACAAGGCTTTGGCGATCTCGACAGAGCTACCGGTGGTTGTGGTTGGGTACGGTTCGCGGCTGTTGACCCAGTTCCATTCCCAGTCGCGCATTTGCTGATCGAAGGCCGTCAGGTCGAGGGGCTGGCCGGTTTTTAGCGAAGCCTGTGCTTTGTCGAAAAACTGCGTCCAGCGGGGTTTGTAGAAACTGTGCAGCAGGCCCGACCATTGCCGGTTCGAGTAGTCGTGCAACGGGCTGTTTTTGTCGCCCCAGAGGGTGATGAGGTCGCGGGCGTTCTGCTCGTACAGGGCTTTCTCGGCGGGCGTTTGTCCCCACGCTTTGGCCGATTCCAGCCAGCGGCCCAGCAGGAAGTCGGGGCGGGTAGCCAGCAGCCGATCCATGTCGTCGATTAGGGCCAAAAACTGACGGCTGTGCAGCGCTAATGCTTTCGCGTCTTTCGCTTCATAATCACGGGCGCACTGCTGCTGAAGCGCGTTGGCGTGGTTGGCCAGCACCTGCCGGGTAACGTCGACCAGGTCATAGCGGAAGCCATCACTGGTTTGGAGCGCATCGGTAGCTTTTAGGAAATGATCCCAGGCGGGGAGCAGGTCGGTTGGGTTATAGTTTAGCGTCGTCAGCGTGCGGTGACCGTCTTTGGCGAAGGTCGGCCGGGCGGAGATGATCGATTCGGGCGTACCTTCGGTCATGCCGCCATTGTACACCGTCTTGCGAAGAATCTGCCAGGCTGCTTCCGCGTCGGAATTTACCTTGCCATAGCGTCGGTGGGCGTAGTCGTTGAGCCAGCTACCGAGCTGAATAGGCTGATCGCGCCAGACGTTTTCGAGCATCAGCGCAAACAGGGCGGGGTTCTGTTCGATGCCTTCGGGCGTCAGGCCAATACCGCGCAGTTTGCCTGCATTAGGGTCATGGAGGGCATTCGCCGGGTCGTTGGCGACGTTTTCCATTCGACCGAACATACCGATGTTGCCGCCGAAATTTTGCAGCATACACCACAGCCACGGTTTGCCGTAGTACGCTTTCGTGTCGCGCCAGGCGGGTTTGGTTTCGCTCCACAAGTCCAGAATCAGCATCTTGTCGTCGGGGACGCCACTGAGCAGGGCGCGAATCTGGGGTTGCTGCCAGAACTTGGCCTGATACACGAATAGCCAGCCCTGCATGATCCAGACCGCCTTCGGGTCGACCGATGCCATGGCCTGATACACCTTGTTGCCTGCCTGCGCCAGAAACGTCGAGTCGTTGGTCGGCGGAATGTTTTCGTTGAACGTATCGGCGGTGTACAGGTGATCGGTACCAAACGTTTTGATCTCCTCCTGAATAAATCGCCGGCCAATTTCGGGGAACAGCGGGTCTTCGGGGTCGAGGATAAAGACATCGTCGAAACCAGCGTCCCAATTGGTGCGCTTCACGTTGGCTTTCGGAAATTTGTCTTTGAACGCGGGTGGTACGTGACCTGTGAAGGCAGGTAGAATGGGCGTCATGCCGAGTTCGCGTTCGCGGGCCAGAATTTGCTTCTGCAACGCTTCGTGCCGCTCCATAAACGACTGTGGCAGCGGGCCACCCCAGCCGTCGATGTTGCCCATCCAGAACCAGTTGAAAAAGGTCGGTCCGCTGTAGAAACTGGCCAGGTCTTTATCGGTCAGCCCCATGCTTTTGTAGACCCGATCCCAGATCGAATTTTGACCGGTAATGGCTAGCGGCAGGTTGATGCCGTTGAGCGCCATCCAGTCGATTTCCTGCTGCCAGCGGGGCCAGTCCCACCAGCTCATGGTGTAGTTAAACGTGCAGTAGTTGAGGTAGTAGCGGTACTGATAGGGCGTGGTTTTGTGCACCTTTTTCGGCACTACCGGTAGGGGGCTGGGCAGGTTCAGGTTGGTGCCGTTCCAGCTGATGTCGCAGTGGGCGTACTCGTTGAGGTAGTGCTTGAGCGCACTCGCCACCGATACGCCATTATTACCCCGCAGCACGATTTTTCCACCCTGACTTTCCAGTTCGAACGCATCTTTATCGCCGTCTTTGGGCAACGACGCAATCGTGAAATACTGGGCGTGGCTGGGCAACACCCGTTTGATGAGCGCGTAGGTAGCCTTCTCATCCAGCCCCGGCGTCGCCGATTGAGCCGAAGCCAGGCGGGTGATGAAGAGGGTGATTAGGAGTAGGGATAATCGTAGGGGCATAATTGGGTGGGTTAATGTATTGAATGCCGGTGATTGTCTCCGGCAGCATCCCTGCTGTCGAGCCGAAGGCTAATCAGTCAGCGGCAAATTAGCCTTCGGCTCGACAGCAGGGATGCTGTCGGGGACAACTACCGCAATAAGCGTAACGACAAATTGGGCAGGACAAGCGTGCGATGGGGCGATGCGGGATCGTGGGTTTGCCACTGAACCGACGATGTGCCAACCGGCAGTGTCACCGGGCGCAGATCCTGTTGGTAGAGCAGTTGCGGAATGCTGTAATCGATACCGATAGGCGTTGTTTTCTGGAAATTGTTGAACGTCTTTACCAGCAGTTGATTGACTCCTTTTTTCAACGGCAGCAACACCACGTCGCGCTGCTCCGCTGCTTTCGTCGGGTTGTTGCGCAACAGCAGGGTTTGCCCGTTGAGCATGACCAGTACACCGTCGCCACTCGTGATACGAACCAATACCCGTCGGTCGGTGGGGGCGGTGATGGTTTGGGTGACGAAATAAGCGGTGGTCAGGTCGGCGGGGAGGGTGTAGATGGGGCCGTTTTTCCAGTCGGTCATAGCTTGCCACGATTGACCTTGTACGGGTTTCTTAAGGTCGATTACGGTGCCTTTGCCGGGTGTACCCTCGATACCCGACTCAACGGGACCGAGTTTGTAGAGCGGCCCCCACGTCAGTGTGGTTGGATCAACATCAAGTTCGGCGGGACTGTCGCCCGACAGTTTGACCGTCTGTGTCGTACCGTTGATGGTCAGGTCGATGGATTGTCCTTTTTCTTCGTCGGAGAACAGCAGCAGTGGGCGGTAGGGGCCACCCTGCTCAACCTGTAGATTCCACGATTCGGCGATAGTACTCTGGAAGCGCGCATTGTAGTCGACGCCCGAATTGCTGTAGTGTTTGTACGAATTCGCGTGGGTCAACCGGGTCGTGTCGGTAAGCGCAATGGGGTTGTAGGGCCGTACCCGGTAGCCATTGGTAAACTCGATGGCTATAACACGAATGGTTTTGCCCGATGCGAAACCGGCGGGCAGGTTGATGCCCAGCCCGTCTTTCCCGCGAACAGTTGTGAGTTTGACGCCCGGTTCGCCCAGCACCGATACCTGCTTGACCGTACCGCTTAGCCCCGGCAGGGCAAGCTGATTCCCGACTGGCTGACTCATCACGTGCAAATATAATTTGCCCGGCTTGCTGGTGATGCTGCCCCACGCAAACGACTGGTAAAAGGGATCCGCCGATGCGCCGTAGATGGCTTCCCCATTTTTCGCCAGCCATTGGCCGATCTGCAACAACACGTCGCGTTCGTAGGGTACCACCGAACCGTCGCCTTTGGGGCCGATGTTGAGCAGATATTTCCCGCCCCGGCTCACAACTTGAATCAGGCTCGTCAGCTTCTCGTGCTCTTTGTCGGCTTCCGGTACGCGTTTCTGCCACGAGCGATAGCCCCAGGTTTCGTCGAAAAACGACGCGGGCGACTGCCACGGCACGCCAATCGTGTAGTCGGGTTCCTGATTGTCGCCCATCACCGTAAAGTCGCCCATGTCGTTGCCGATACGGCTGCCGATCAGGCAGTTGGGTTGCAGTTTGTGCACGAGGTCGCGCATTTCGCGACTCTGCGCTTCGCTCATCGACCCCATGTCGAACCACAGTTCCGAGATCGGGCCGTAGTTGGTCAGCAGTTCGGTGATCTGGCGTTTGTTGTAGTCGTGGTGTTCGGGCGTGATGGGGTCGGAGTTGTGGCTCGAAATGGGCGATGCCTGCGGGTAGTGCCAGTCGATGAGCGAAAAATACAGGCCGAAACTGGTGCCGTTGTGTCGGCAGGCGTCGCTCAGTTCACGGATAATGTCGCGTTTGTACGGTGTCGCATCGACCACGTTGAAATCGGTCGTGGCCGTTTTGAACATGCAGAAACCGTCGTGGTGCTTGCTGGTGATGACAATCGACCGCATCCCGGCGCGTTTGGCAAGGGCGGCAATTGAGTCGGCGTTCCAGCGCGTCGGGTTGAACCGCCGGGCGACCTTTGCGTAGGTGTCGCTGTAGATACCGGCGTGGGCCTGAATCTGTTCGCTCAGCCCCACCGTCACGGGCTTGTCGTTCCAGACACCGCCCAGCACGGAGTAGATGCCGCCGAAGTGAATGAACATCGAGTATTTCTGATCGCGCCATTCGCGCAGGGCGTCGGGGGCAATCTGGGCAAAGCTGGAGAAGGCGTAACCAGTCAGGAAAAGAGTAACGATGAGTTTTTTCAGCGTAGCCATCGCTGGTCAGTAGTTTGGTTGAGGAGGCAAATGTAGCCCAGACGGTACTAGACCTTGAGAGCTACACTACTTCACCGGTGAAAATCGGCGAATTTCGTAAACGAGCTGGTTTTTGCCTGAAAACAGGGGTTCCTGCATCTTGCGCAGGACTAGCTTGTCGGGTTCGAAGGCCAGAATCCGAAAGCTACTCAGCACGGTACCGGATTTGCCGACGTATTGCAGTGAGTCGCCGTTGATAATCCGGTAGCGAACCGGTCGCGCTTCGGCTTCCTTTCGCATGGTCATTGTGCCGTTGCCGTTGTAGTCGTAGACGATGTTGTCGTCGCCGTCGGTGACCGCTTTCTTTTCGACAAA is part of the Spirosoma rhododendri genome and encodes:
- a CDS encoding nucleoside permease, producing MLASTRVKLMVLMFLQFFVWGAWYGQMSKYMLTTLHATGDQVGSAYAAFSLAMLISPFFIGMIADRYFAAQKVLGVLNLLGAGVLYLITQNTSADNFFLLILGYCLTFAPTLALTNSIAMQQMSVPEKEFPPIRVLGTVSWIVVTNIVGIYGFGDQVTIFKLSMVASAALGIFSFFLPDTPPKATTSTSFSQILGLDAFKLFKDRSFAIFFLSSVLICIPLSFYYAMANPSLTDGGMQNVENKMSLGQASEVIFMLLIPLAYTRLGVKKMLIVGLVAWIVRFIGFGYGDGGSGEWLLYLAIILHGVCYDFFFVTGQIYTDNKAGDKIKSSAQGLISLATYGIGMGIGSKISGIVLDYYTRPDGSKDWLGVWLVPAGIAAVVLVLFVLLFSDKKRVLAQEDQLVTE
- a CDS encoding alkaline phosphatase, which translates into the protein MIKLALTGLLLTLTYAGWAQTRPAYSPAQAHAHNDYEHTIPFWQAYDQQFGSIEADIYARNGQLYVAHDSADISDSRTLNVLYIQPIVGKVRANKGKAYADAPYGLQWLIDLKTPAAQSLSLLVQQLAAYPDVFGQNGPVRVVVSGNTPKPEQFAQYPTWLQFDGRPGITYTPEQLAHVGLISQAFPMYTRWNGKGLIVKKERDRIQAVIEQVHQQGKKIRFWATPDNVNTWKALMNLGVDYINTDNLAGLGRFLSTRRSAEYQEAHQPHAIYQPTYRNNDNRSRVKNVILLIGDGMGLTQIYAGLTGNRGDLNLAHMLNIGFSKTSAADTYITDSAAGGTAMATGEKTNNRAIGVDATGKAIPAIPVNIKPWGMSSGVISSGAITDATPAAFYAHQPDRMFEREIAADFLQSPVSILIGGSYRHFDEQKVLDTLRQRGFQTSHTFADLSKLRAPFVLLDDSAVVAMNKGRADFLVPSLHKATQELSRNPAGFFIMAEGAQIDYGGHANNVGYVVQEMQDFDRAIGEAMKFADSNGETLVIVTADHETGGLSLLDGDIKRGYVDGNFSTNDHSAVMVPVFAYGPHSLDFRGVYENTEIFHRIMTVLGKYHGK
- a CDS encoding acyltransferase family protein translates to MANTGTRFLSLDVFRGMTVCFMIIVNTPGSGSDSFGPLNHAKWHGFTPTDLVFPSFLFVVGNAMSFAMQKYHALGTGAVLTKIAKRTALIFLLGYLMYWFPFFKLSSTGDVLPFPFSDTRVWGVLQRIAVCYGIASLLVYFFPFRTVAALSVLFLVGYWGLMLVFGDAANPLTPTGNAVLRLDRFMLGESHLYHSHGLIFDPEGLLSTLPAIVNVVIGYYAGRFVQNNGKGYESIAKLLLTGALFLFLAYAWDLVFPINKKLWTSSFVLLTTGLDLLIMGALIYAVEVREWNWNNWTRFFVIPGKNPLFIYLLSEVLAIILYMIPVGPKTSAFDAINKALFQSVAPGPIGSLLFALCFMLLCWATGWWLDRRRIYIRV
- a CDS encoding alpha-N-acetylglucosaminidase translates to MPLRLSLLLITLFITRLASAQSATPGLDEKATYALIKRVLPSHAQYFTIASLPKDGDKDAFELESQGGKIVLRGNNGVSVASALKHYLNEYAHCDISWNGTNLNLPSPLPVVPKKVHKTTPYQYRYYLNYCTFNYTMSWWDWPRWQQEIDWMALNGINLPLAITGQNSIWDRVYKSMGLTDKDLASFYSGPTFFNWFWMGNIDGWGGPLPQSFMERHEALQKQILARERELGMTPILPAFTGHVPPAFKDKFPKANVKRTNWDAGFDDVFILDPEDPLFPEIGRRFIQEEIKTFGTDHLYTADTFNENIPPTNDSTFLAQAGNKVYQAMASVDPKAVWIMQGWLFVYQAKFWQQPQIRALLSGVPDDKMLILDLWSETKPAWRDTKAYYGKPWLWCMLQNFGGNIGMFGRMENVANDPANALHDPNAGKLRGIGLTPEGIEQNPALFALMLENVWRDQPIQLGSWLNDYAHRRYGKVNSDAEAAWQILRKTVYNGGMTEGTPESIISARPTFAKDGHRTLTTLNYNPTDLLPAWDHFLKATDALQTSDGFRYDLVDVTRQVLANHANALQQQCARDYEAKDAKALALHSRQFLALIDDMDRLLATRPDFLLGRWLESAKAWGQTPAEKALYEQNARDLITLWGDKNSPLHDYSNRQWSGLLHSFYKPRWTQFFDKAQASLKTGQPLDLTAFDQQMRDWEWNWVNSREPYPTTTTGSSVEIAKALYKQYRPVVVAK
- a CDS encoding alpha-L-fucosidase translates to MATLKKLIVTLFLTGYAFSSFAQIAPDALREWRDQKYSMFIHFGGIYSVLGGVWNDKPVTVGLSEQIQAHAGIYSDTYAKVARRFNPTRWNADSIAALAKRAGMRSIVITSKHHDGFCMFKTATTDFNVVDATPYKRDIIRELSDACRHNGTSFGLYFSLIDWHYPQASPISSHNSDPITPEHHDYNKRQITELLTNYGPISELWFDMGSMSEAQSREMRDLVHKLQPNCLIGSRIGNDMGDFTVMGDNQEPDYTIGVPWQSPASFFDETWGYRSWQKRVPEADKEHEKLTSLIQVVSRGGKYLLNIGPKGDGSVVPYERDVLLQIGQWLAKNGEAIYGASADPFYQSFAWGSITSKPGKLYLHVMSQPVGNQLALPGLSGTVKQVSVLGEPGVKLTTVRGKDGLGINLPAGFASGKTIRVIAIEFTNGYRVRPYNPIALTDTTRLTHANSYKHYSNSGVDYNARFQSTIAESWNLQVEQGGPYRPLLLFSDEEKGQSIDLTINGTTQTVKLSGDSPAELDVDPTTLTWGPLYKLGPVESGIEGTPGKGTVIDLKKPVQGQSWQAMTDWKNGPIYTLPADLTTAYFVTQTITAPTDRRVLVRITSGDGVLVMLNGQTLLLRNNPTKAAEQRDVVLLPLKKGVNQLLVKTFNNFQKTTPIGIDYSIPQLLYQQDLRPVTLPVGTSSVQWQTHDPASPHRTLVLPNLSLRLLR